A stretch of the Nematostella vectensis chromosome 1, jaNemVect1.1, whole genome shotgun sequence genome encodes the following:
- the LOC116602993 gene encoding transcription factor LBX2, translating to MSDFNGVPSSIPPGQEGFLGYWPPPVQNKVPRKPSFMMDDVIGNITQYHMPSTGGSTGSSPTADSSSENSASPRLSPVHLNESPPESTACSPVPAEDIAVPKKNRSSFSAEQVFRLEKTFELQQYLGTKERQQLALALNMTDNQVKTWFQNRRMKQKRKRAEFTQQHTKIAYLNSISRDLQPGIHGYQPHPAYPRYQAASPLTYLGYTPEPPPLHRPPLPPTYFEKPSAEFPQSPNLYRMGPGPDVAHPSASPLEYPGLPQGFREYSSFESTHPLKHK from the exons ATGTCAGACTTCAACGGCGTACCGTCTAGCATTCCACCTGGCCAGGAAGGCTTCCTGGGTTACTGGCCCCCACCAGTTCAGAACAAGGTGCCGAGGAAGCCATCATTTATGATGGATGATGTTATAGGAAATATCACTCAATATCACATGCCATCTACGGGTGGATCTACGGGGTCGTCTCCCACTGCCGACAGCTCCTCAGAGAACTCGGCAAGTCCAAGGCTTTCGCCTGTTCATCTTAACGAGTCACCACCCGAGAGCACAG CATGTTCTCCCGTACCCGCAGAGGATATCGCAGTCCCTAAAAAGAACCGTTCCTCGTTTTCCGCTGAACAAGTTTTCCGATTAGAAAAGACATTCGAACTCCAGCAATACCTCGGCACCAAGGAGCGCCAACAACTCGCGCTTGCTCTCAACATGACCGACAATCAGGTAAAGACGTGGTTCCAAAATAGACGCATGAAGCAAAAGCGAAAACGAGCCGAATTCACACAGCAGCACACCAAGATAGCCTATCTGAACAGTATATCACGTGATCTACAACCCGGTATCCATGGATACCAGCCGCATCCGGCATACCCTCGTTACCAGGCTGCCTCGCCCCTAACGTACTTGGGATACACACCCGAGCCACCACCGCTTCACCGACCTCCGCTCCCACCGACATATTTCGAGAAGCCTAGTGCCGAGTTTCCTCAATCGCCCAATCTCTACCGAATGGGGCCTGGACCTGACGTAGCCCATCCAAGTGCTTCGCCGCTTGAGTATCCAGGCCTGCCACAGGGATTCCGAGAATACTCTTCTTTCGAGTCTACTCATCCGTTAAAACATAAGTGA